GCCGACACGGTGGGCATCAACGTCAACCGCACCCGCTTTCTGAACGTGCTGGCCGGCGGTGCCGTGGCCGGCGTCGGCGGGGCTTATTTCACCTTGGTGGCAGTGAGCAGCTTCAGCAAGGACATGACCGGCGGCCTGGGCTTCATCGCCCTGGCGGCGCTGATCTTTGGCCGCTGGAACCCGATCGGCGCGGCACTGGCGGCCCTGCTGTTCGGCGTCGCCGGCAACCTGCAAAGCATCCTCTCCCTCGCCGGCACGCCCATCGACGGGCAGTTCCTGGCCATGCTCCCGTACGCGCTGACCATCCTGGCCGTCTCCGGCTTTGTGGGCAAGTCCCGCGCGCCGGCCGCCGACGGCGAACCGTACCTCAAGGGATAGGGGATACAGGTGGACAACATCAAGCCCGACGGCGGCTCGCCGCATTTCGTGCCCGACGCCGGCACCCCGGGTTCCGCGTCCGACGGCGGCACACCGGAAGGGGCCTTGGGCGCCGGCACTGCCGGCGAAGACATCGCCCCGGCCGACTGGGACGCGCTGCGGGCCGCGGCCACCGCCGCCATGGGACGGGCCTACGCGCCGTATTCAAAGTTCCCCGTGGGCGCTGCCGCCCTGCTCGACGACGGCCGCACGGTCTCGGGCTGCAACGTGGAAAACGCCAGCTACGGACTGACGCTCTGCGCTGAGTGCACCATGGTGGGCGCGCTGCAGATGGGCGGGGGCGGACGCATCCGCGCCTTTTACTGCGTCGATGCGGACGGCGCCGTGCTCATGCCTTGCGGGCGCTGCCGCCAGCTCCTGTACGAATTCCGGGCCCCCGGCATGGTGCTGATGACCGGCGGCGGCATCCGGACAATGGACCAAATACTGCCGGATGCCTTTGGCCCGGAGAATCTGGAGAATCAATCATGAGTGCACACGCCTACAACGGCCCGGCCTTCGACGCCGTCGACATCATCCGCACCAAGCGGGACCGGGGAACGCTCAGCGCGGACCAGATCGCCTGGACCATCGACGCCTACACCCGCGGCACCATTGCCGATGAACAAATGGCCGCCCTGAACATGGCCATCCTGCTCAACGGCATGGACCGGGCGGAAATCGCCCAGTGGACCACTGCCATGATCAACTCCGGCGAGCGGATGGACTTCGCGTCCCTGCGCACCCCGGCCGGAGCCCCCAAGGCCACCACGGACAAACACTCCACCGGGGGCGTGGGGGACAAGATCACCCTCCCGCTGGCCCCGCTGGTGGCCGTGTTCGGCGTGGCCGTCCCGCAGCTGTCCGGGCGCGGACTGGGCCACACCGGAGGGACACTGGACAAGCTCGAGGCCATCCCCGGCTGGCGCGCGGACCTCAGCAACCAGGAGATGATGCGCCAGCTTTCCGACGTCGGAGCCGTGATCTGCGCCGCCGGTGCCGGGCTGGCGCCCGCGGACAAGAAGCTCTACGCCTTGCGCGACGTCACCGGCACCGTTGAGGCGATCCCGCTGATCGCCTCCTCGATCATGAGCAAGAAGATCGCCGAAGGCACCGGGGCACTGGTGCTCGACGTCAAGGTGGGCTCGGGCGCGTTCATGAAGGACGAATCCATGGCCCGCGAACTCGCCGAAACCATGGTGGCCCTGGGCAAGGATGCCGGCGTGAACACGGTGGCCCTGCTGACGGACATGTCCACGCCGCTGGGCCTGACCGCCGGCAACGCGATCGAGGTGGAGGAATCGGTGGAGGTGCTGGCCGGCGGGGGGCCGCCGGACGTGGTCGAACTGACCGTGAGGCTGGCGGAGGAGATGCTCCAGGCCGCCGGCGTCCGGGACGCCGACCCCGCGGCGGCCCTGCGGGACGGGCGTGCCATGGACGTGTGGCGCCGGATGATTTCCGCCCAGGGCGGCGATCCCGATGCCGCGCTGCCGGTGGCCCGCGAGTCCGAGGTCGTCTACGCGCCCGCGGACGGCGTGCTGGTGGGACTGGACGCCCTGTCCGTGGGCGTGGCGGCCTGGCGCCTCGGGGCCGGGCGCGCCCGCAAGGAGGACGTGGTCCAGGCCGGCGCCGGGGTGCGCATGCACGCCAAGCCGGGTGCCATGGTGCGGGCAGGCGAGCCGCTCATGACGCTGTTGACGGACACCCCCGAAAAGTTCGCACGCGCCAAGGAAGCGCTTGAGGGCGCGGTGACCATCGCGCCGGAGGGTTCGCGGCCGGCGTCGAGGCTGGTCATCGACCGCATCGCCTGAGCCATCCGTTGGGACGCTCCTGCAGGGGAATCCTCGGGAATGCCGCGGATCTGAAGGAGCGTCGATGGGGTCATCCCCTGGTGGGAGGGGGCGGGCGGAATGTAGGCCGCAAGATGGATGCCCGGACCCAACAGACGTGGGAAACTAGTGAGTGACACCCCGCCAGAGGAGAGGAACCATCCCCGGTGGACTTTTTGCACATCATCAACCAGATCAACTATGTCCTTGCGCACTCTTCCGCGCAGTGGTGGGTTGTCCCCATGGTTGGCTTGTTCTGCCTCATCGATGGCTTCTTCCTCTTTCTGCCCAGCGAAACCGCCATTGTGGCGCTGTCTTCGATCTCGCTGCGGACCGGTTCCCCGAACATTTGGCTGCTCATGGCCGGTGCCGCCATCGGCGCCATGATCGGCGACAACATCGCCTACTTCATGGGCAACAAGCTCGGCACCACGCGGTTCAAGTGGATGCGCAAGCCGCGCGGAGCCAAGGCGTTCTCCTGGGCGGGCCGCGAGCTCGACA
This genomic stretch from Arthrobacter dokdonellae harbors:
- a CDS encoding cytidine deaminase encodes the protein MGRAYAPYSKFPVGAAALLDDGRTVSGCNVENASYGLTLCAECTMVGALQMGGGGRIRAFYCVDADGAVLMPCGRCRQLLYEFRAPGMVLMTGGGIRTMDQILPDAFGPENLENQS
- a CDS encoding thymidine phosphorylase — translated: MSAHAYNGPAFDAVDIIRTKRDRGTLSADQIAWTIDAYTRGTIADEQMAALNMAILLNGMDRAEIAQWTTAMINSGERMDFASLRTPAGAPKATTDKHSTGGVGDKITLPLAPLVAVFGVAVPQLSGRGLGHTGGTLDKLEAIPGWRADLSNQEMMRQLSDVGAVICAAGAGLAPADKKLYALRDVTGTVEAIPLIASSIMSKKIAEGTGALVLDVKVGSGAFMKDESMARELAETMVALGKDAGVNTVALLTDMSTPLGLTAGNAIEVEESVEVLAGGGPPDVVELTVRLAEEMLQAAGVRDADPAAALRDGRAMDVWRRMISAQGGDPDAALPVARESEVVYAPADGVLVGLDALSVGVAAWRLGAGRARKEDVVQAGAGVRMHAKPGAMVRAGEPLMTLLTDTPEKFARAKEALEGAVTIAPEGSRPASRLVIDRIA